A DNA window from Paenibacillus sp. HWE-109 contains the following coding sequences:
- a CDS encoding nuclear transport factor 2 family protein: MENVKIRSLEEVADRDAIRDLIDAYAYCADTRDAEGQMALFTEDTLFRVFMDERQAKPSQIVTSRKELSPIFDNLNMYVSTMHVNGQSKIILSGDTAIGTTYCNAHHLTIDGDVKKLMVAAIRYNDEFIKLNNQWFFKKRDLKVAWVETKSLNS, translated from the coding sequence ATGGAAAATGTGAAAATACGATCCCTTGAAGAAGTTGCTGACCGTGATGCGATACGTGATCTCATTGATGCATATGCTTATTGTGCAGACACGAGGGATGCTGAAGGCCAAATGGCATTATTTACGGAAGATACTCTTTTTAGAGTATTTATGGATGAACGTCAAGCAAAACCATCCCAAATCGTTACCAGCAGGAAGGAATTATCACCTATTTTTGATAACCTAAATATGTATGTCTCCACCATGCATGTTAATGGCCAAAGTAAGATTATTTTATCTGGTGATACGGCAATTGGGACAACCTATTGTAATGCTCATCATTTAACAATCGATGGCGATGTCAAGAAATTAATGGTAGCAGCTATAAGGTATAACGACGAATTCATCAAACTGAATAATCAGTGGTTTTTCAAAAAAAGAGATCTCAAGGTTGCATGGGTTGAAACTAAATCCCTTAATAGCTAA
- a CDS encoding helix-turn-helix transcriptional regulator — MDKIERLISIIMILLRKNIVSTTEFTQLFDVSKRTILRDMETLSLSNIPIYSINGVHGGYGIMDEYKVDKRLLSSSDLENILTALGGLEQILISEEVDITIKKIEAMVSPLSLKSSIQLSFYGWEGRSEILHTLRTLQESILKRRLVSFDYIDKNGTATNRIVEPYQLHFSETSWYLKGFCLHRMSYRTFKLFRIDKLTMDDKTFNPREYLVEQEREASYQPQLVAIQALISPGIQDQFIERYGRKSIENYSSEFLLATIDVPHNSTGFQFLASFGTNLKIVEPQTYVEDFRNYLKQMMDNYA, encoded by the coding sequence ATGGACAAGATTGAGAGACTTATTTCTATCATCATGATCTTGCTGAGAAAAAATATCGTTTCAACAACAGAATTCACGCAATTATTTGATGTGTCCAAAAGAACTATTCTTCGCGATATGGAAACACTGAGCCTATCCAACATCCCGATCTATTCTATCAATGGCGTTCATGGCGGCTACGGTATTATGGATGAATACAAGGTTGATAAACGTCTTTTAAGCAGCTCCGACTTAGAGAATATACTAACTGCGCTCGGCGGATTGGAACAAATTCTAATTAGCGAAGAAGTTGACATTACGATCAAAAAAATAGAGGCAATGGTTAGCCCCTTATCTCTGAAAAGTTCAATTCAACTCTCATTTTATGGTTGGGAGGGTCGGTCTGAAATTCTTCACACCTTGAGGACATTGCAAGAATCCATATTAAAGAGAAGGTTAGTTTCATTTGATTATATAGATAAAAATGGCACCGCGACGAATCGAATTGTCGAGCCCTATCAGCTTCATTTTAGCGAAACGAGTTGGTATCTGAAAGGATTCTGTTTACATCGTATGAGCTATAGAACGTTCAAATTATTTCGGATCGATAAACTTACTATGGATGACAAAACATTTAACCCTAGAGAATATTTAGTAGAACAAGAACGCGAAGCAAGCTATCAGCCGCAGCTAGTCGCTATTCAGGCATTGATTTCCCCTGGCATCCAAGATCAATTCATTGAAAGATACGGTCGAAAAAGTATTGAAAACTATAGTTCTGAATTCTTATTAGCAACAATTGATGTCCCTCACAACAGTACGGGATTTCAATTTCTAGCAAGCTTCGGCACAAATCTCAAAATCGTAGAGCCCCAAACCTATGTTGAAGACTTTCGGAATTATTTGAAACAGATGATGGATAACTATGCTTGA
- a CDS encoding DNA cytosine methyltransferase, with translation MLHLKVSSNKILKSKKPTAIDLFAGAGGMSEALKTAGFELQGAIEYDKVFASTYERNHGQHVWVDDIRKISCQEFAGIYNVIPRELDLLAGCSPCQGFSKQFSYKNKKKKADNDLTEIEPDEKKEKEEDERNLLVFEYLRFVHYFSPKYILFENVPGILSHPQIFNAFITKLKRKRNNFPGYDIHYSTINAADYGVPQRRKRLVLIGKRRDINNGEFIENLYPKTTHYNPKKGDESEGKNPWVSLGEVIRHLPHIQAGETHVTDPLHFSKNISPENKIRLEHTPHNGGGRKDWPENLWLNCHKPDKENVGYGDVYGRMNYDTVSSTLTGGCLSIAKGRFAHPEQNRAISAREAAIIQTFPVNYVFNGTKEQIAMQIGNAVPVKMGLAFANNIIKEINFINSEVKKVNETIEERNFQRVN, from the coding sequence ATGCTGCACCTTAAGGTATCAAGTAATAAAATTTTGAAAAGTAAAAAACCAACTGCAATTGATTTGTTTGCAGGGGCTGGCGGAATGAGCGAAGCGCTAAAGACAGCTGGCTTTGAACTACAGGGGGCCATTGAGTATGACAAGGTATTTGCTTCGACATATGAAAGAAATCATGGACAGCATGTATGGGTAGATGATATCCGCAAAATAAGTTGTCAAGAATTTGCTGGAATTTACAATGTCATACCTCGAGAATTAGATTTGTTAGCGGGGTGCTCTCCTTGTCAGGGATTCTCAAAACAATTTAGTTATAAAAATAAAAAAAAGAAGGCAGACAATGACTTAACAGAGATAGAACCAGATGAGAAAAAAGAAAAAGAGGAAGATGAACGGAACTTACTTGTATTTGAATACTTAAGGTTTGTTCATTATTTTTCACCTAAGTATATATTATTTGAAAATGTTCCTGGAATACTATCACATCCTCAGATATTTAATGCTTTTATTACAAAATTAAAACGTAAACGAAATAATTTTCCAGGATATGATATTCATTATAGTACAATCAATGCGGCTGACTATGGTGTACCCCAGCGTAGAAAAAGACTTGTATTAATTGGTAAGAGGAGGGATATTAATAATGGCGAATTTATTGAAAATTTATATCCAAAGACTACACACTACAACCCCAAAAAAGGAGATGAATCTGAAGGTAAGAATCCTTGGGTCTCTCTCGGAGAAGTAATCAGACACTTGCCACATATTCAAGCAGGTGAAACACATGTAACAGATCCTTTACATTTTTCGAAAAACATATCACCTGAAAACAAAATTAGACTTGAGCATACACCTCATAATGGCGGGGGGAGGAAAGACTGGCCGGAGAATTTATGGTTAAATTGCCATAAACCGGATAAAGAAAACGTCGGATATGGAGATGTTTATGGCAGAATGAATTATGACACAGTATCCTCAACCTTAACGGGTGGATGCTTAAGTATCGCAAAAGGGAGATTTGCTCATCCTGAACAAAACAGAGCTATCTCTGCTAGAGAAGCTGCTATCATTCAGACATTTCCAGTCAACTATGTATTCAATGGAACAAAGGAACAAATAGCTATGCAGATAGGAAATGCGGTGCCTGTAAAAATGGGGCTAGCTTTTGCCAATAATATAATAAAAGAGATAAATTTTATTAACTCTGAAGTGAAAAAAGTGAATGAAACAATAGAAGAAAGGAATTTTCAAAGAGTAAATTAA
- a CDS encoding YdeI/OmpD-associated family protein, with amino-acid sequence MEIENLIPAKSREDVRIWLQEHGKTEKFCWVVVSMTPTPNTLLYLDVVEEALCFGWIDGVKKKISDTELAQRLSPRSKKSSWTELNKERVRRLDKLGLMRDEGRRVLPDMDHNSFRIDEEIEQRLKEEKQVYDNFMAFPDLYKRVRIDTIQSIKNQPELFRSRLDKFIMNTRENKMYGQWNDNGRLGV; translated from the coding sequence ATGGAAATTGAAAATCTGATTCCAGCAAAATCGAGAGAAGATGTGAGGATTTGGCTGCAGGAACATGGAAAGACTGAGAAGTTTTGCTGGGTCGTGGTTAGCATGACGCCTACCCCGAATACGTTGTTATATTTGGACGTGGTCGAGGAAGCTTTGTGCTTTGGATGGATCGATGGAGTCAAAAAGAAAATTTCTGACACGGAGCTGGCTCAGCGGTTGTCTCCTAGAAGTAAAAAAAGTTCATGGACGGAATTAAATAAAGAACGTGTCCGCCGCCTCGACAAGTTGGGGTTAATGAGAGACGAAGGAAGAAGGGTTCTTCCTGATATGGATCACAATTCTTTTAGAATAGATGAAGAGATAGAGCAAAGGCTGAAAGAGGAAAAGCAAGTGTACGATAATTTCATGGCATTCCCAGATCTATATAAACGAGTTCGGATCGATACGATACAAAGCATTAAGAATCAGCCGGAATTGTTTAGGAGCAGATTGGACAAATTCATAATGAATACGAGAGAGAACAAAATGTATGGTCAATGGAATGATAATGGACGTTTAGGGGTTTAG
- a CDS encoding MFS transporter gives MSKYDLNKAGTKDSSKHIIALAAICLSALMFGLEISSVPVILPTLEKVLHGNLKDMQWIMNAYTIACATVLMAVGSLADRYGRRRIFIISLVLFGVTSLICGLAQNTSVLIVSRFLQGVGAGAMQICQIAILSHRFQEGRERSKAFGIWGIVFGIGLGFGPIIGGMIVAAWNWHWVFLIHVPLTILTLILVFGGVEESSDPQAKKLDVIGIVTLSLAVFGLAYFITQGAELGFTSIASISILGAAAASFIIFLFVEKLSAHPMFDFSVFKIRNFSGAILGSIGMNFSFWPFMIYLPIYFQSGLGYGIVAAGLSLLAYALPTLVIPPLAERLSLRYQPRIVIPLGLFIIGLGFIMMKYGSGGDHANWLTMLPGSLLAGIGLGLTNTPVTNTTTGSVPITRAGMASGIDMSARLISLAINIAVMGFILQEGILSYLRGALPGTLDTTQLRALAGKIAAGNFASLKQGVPELSSLDASGAVVHAALVHGFGLVMLYGGIGVWVLAAISYMIFRSRSSQA, from the coding sequence ATGAGCAAATACGATTTAAATAAGGCAGGTACAAAAGATTCCAGTAAACATATCATCGCATTGGCCGCGATATGTTTGTCCGCGCTAATGTTCGGTCTCGAAATTTCAAGTGTGCCAGTCATACTGCCAACCCTGGAAAAGGTATTGCATGGCAATCTTAAGGATATGCAATGGATTATGAATGCCTACACCATTGCCTGTGCGACGGTTCTGATGGCTGTGGGGTCCCTAGCTGACCGTTATGGAAGGAGGCGCATTTTCATTATTAGCCTCGTTTTGTTTGGCGTTACATCCCTGATTTGTGGTTTGGCGCAAAACACATCGGTTCTAATCGTCAGTCGGTTTCTTCAAGGTGTGGGTGCCGGTGCGATGCAGATTTGCCAGATAGCGATTCTTTCGCATCGGTTTCAGGAAGGACGAGAACGCAGCAAAGCCTTTGGAATATGGGGGATCGTGTTCGGGATCGGCCTCGGGTTTGGACCCATTATCGGGGGGATGATCGTGGCTGCATGGAACTGGCATTGGGTTTTTCTGATCCACGTACCGCTGACCATCCTTACGCTGATCCTTGTTTTTGGGGGTGTGGAGGAATCCAGTGATCCGCAAGCGAAAAAGCTGGACGTTATCGGTATTGTCACGCTTTCGTTGGCGGTCTTTGGTCTGGCCTACTTTATCACGCAAGGAGCAGAGTTAGGCTTTACCAGCATAGCCTCCATCAGCATTCTTGGTGCAGCGGCAGCAAGCTTCATTATTTTTCTTTTTGTGGAAAAGCTCAGCGCCCATCCGATGTTCGACTTTTCCGTATTCAAGATACGCAATTTCTCCGGCGCGATCCTTGGCTCCATCGGCATGAATTTCAGTTTCTGGCCATTCATGATCTATTTGCCGATTTATTTTCAGAGCGGTCTTGGTTATGGCATTGTAGCCGCCGGGCTGTCTCTCTTGGCTTATGCGCTGCCTACCCTGGTGATCCCGCCACTTGCAGAGCGTCTTTCGCTGCGCTATCAGCCGCGTATCGTTATCCCATTGGGTCTTTTCATCATCGGCCTGGGCTTCATTATGATGAAATATGGCAGTGGAGGCGATCACGCCAACTGGCTGACCATGCTCCCAGGTTCCCTGTTGGCTGGTATCGGCCTAGGCTTGACCAACACGCCTGTGACCAACACGACTACTGGCTCAGTTCCGATTACCCGCGCAGGCATGGCTTCCGGTATAGACATGAGTGCCAGATTGATCAGTCTAGCCATCAACATCGCCGTGATGGGATTCATTTTGCAGGAAGGCATCCTGTCTTATTTGAGGGGAGCCCTTCCAGGGACTCTCGATACAACGCAATTGCGGGCTTTGGCCGGGAAAATAGCTGCCGGAAACTTTGCCTCTCTCAAGCAGGGTGTGCCAGAACTGTCCTCTCTGGATGCGTCCGGAGCTGTGGTCCACGCGGCTCTTGTGCACGGATTTGGCTTGGTTATGCTCTATGGCGGCATTGGCGTGTGGGTTTTGGCCGCGATCAGTTATATGATTTTTAGATCAAGATCTTCTCAAGCATAG
- a CDS encoding VOC family protein translates to MSAIVYLNFDGNAEQGIEFYSEALSATEVKKVKFSDIPQDPNYPLPENELTMIMESSIEFGGGKIMMSDILPSMKTVTGELVKGNNVLISLVIDDKQKLEEYFNRLSVGGYVIMPLSNTPWSSCFGMLVDKFGISWKFNSDADKFLDKVISNKQ, encoded by the coding sequence ATGTCAGCTATTGTCTATTTAAACTTTGATGGAAATGCAGAGCAAGGGATTGAATTTTATTCGGAGGCTTTAAGTGCAACGGAAGTGAAAAAAGTTAAATTTAGCGACATCCCACAAGATCCAAACTATCCACTGCCAGAAAATGAGTTAACTATGATTATGGAGTCTTCCATCGAATTCGGAGGCGGGAAAATCATGATGTCCGATATTTTGCCTTCTATGAAGACGGTAACAGGTGAGTTGGTGAAAGGAAATAATGTCCTGATTAGCCTAGTCATCGATGATAAACAAAAACTAGAAGAATACTTTAATCGTTTATCGGTGGGTGGCTATGTTATAATGCCGTTATCCAATACTCCTTGGTCGTCGTGCTTTGGCATGCTGGTTGATAAGTTCGGGATTTCGTGGAAATTCAATAGTGACGCAGATAAGTTTCTTGATAAAGTCATTTCTAACAAACAGTAA
- a CDS encoding AraC family transcriptional regulator, translating into MGSVISKAVKMPQSLASVGVLKMKGLSVMGACAYSDIKTGRMYLQEHVLLVVLEGVYIVRYGDQEHTVRKNEMALLHKGIVVEYEKYGEADSRHVLDYMMFFLKDELLHDFMKISSLPSSKSVSPAAATVHPVNERLLSYMASLKPYFAESEGIQDELIKLKMLELLFDILDADQGLLNQILQLRQQRPTSIVEVVEQNLLNPVSLQDLAYLSGKSLSTFKREFRKIYNEPAFQWIRNRRLEKAKELLTHSRISITEVCLATGFENVSHFSKVWKKRYGVSPSGMRQRGAAAVHEL; encoded by the coding sequence ATGGGGTCCGTAATAAGCAAGGCTGTGAAAATGCCTCAGAGTCTAGCCAGTGTTGGCGTTTTGAAGATGAAAGGTTTGTCGGTCATGGGGGCATGCGCCTATTCGGACATCAAGACGGGGAGAATGTATCTGCAGGAGCATGTTCTATTAGTTGTTCTGGAAGGGGTCTACATTGTCAGGTACGGTGATCAGGAACATACAGTAAGGAAAAATGAAATGGCGCTCTTGCATAAAGGAATCGTCGTTGAGTATGAGAAGTATGGAGAAGCAGATTCGAGGCATGTATTGGACTACATGATGTTCTTTTTGAAGGATGAATTGCTTCATGATTTTATGAAAATATCCAGTCTACCTTCCTCCAAGTCTGTATCGCCTGCCGCGGCTACTGTTCATCCGGTGAATGAGCGCCTGTTAAGCTATATGGCTTCACTCAAGCCCTATTTTGCAGAGTCGGAGGGCATTCAAGACGAATTAATTAAGCTGAAAATGCTGGAGCTTCTTTTTGATATATTGGATGCGGACCAAGGGTTATTGAACCAAATCCTGCAGCTGAGGCAGCAGCGTCCGACAAGCATTGTTGAAGTGGTGGAGCAGAACCTGCTAAACCCGGTATCGCTTCAGGATCTGGCCTATTTGTCCGGCAAAAGCTTATCCACCTTCAAACGGGAATTCCGGAAGATCTATAATGAGCCTGCATTTCAATGGATTCGCAACCGTCGGTTAGAAAAGGCAAAGGAACTGCTAACCCACTCAAGAATATCCATAACGGAGGTCTGTTTGGCTACAGGCTTTGAGAACGTATCGCACTTCTCGAAGGTGTGGAAGAAGAGGTATGGGGTTTCTCCTTCGGGGATGAGGCAGCGTGGCGCGGCCGCTGTGCATGAGCTATGA